TAACTCAGATATTTActattgtactttttttttcattcggAAAACCAAACCGGCCGATCCTAATCATGGGGGCCGGTTTGATATGATTAAGGTTTTTAACTTTTGTAAACCGACATAAATTGAACCGGATTGATCACTTACATATTGGTATttgaatgattttattttacACGAGTTGGTCTTTTTATTAGCTAATAAGTAATAACTAGATAAGGATGTTGAATTTGAAGGTTGATAGAGCATTAAAGATCTTTGACTTGTAACTATCTTAGTTACTAAACTTTCAAGTTTGATGGGATAGTATGTTGAATTTTTTAGGATGCTTTTGATGTACCATAGAAATTTTCCATGTAGAAAATtgctgaatttttttattgttgaagtgctaaaaagttgaaaaaatgaaaaggaagaaACAATTTGAGTTTAGGCCCAAATCAAATAGTTCAACATTAGTTTGGTttgtttagtaattttagtCAAAATTAAACCGAATTAAATTGTTACATTTTAGTGTAAACTGTCAATTCTTTCCTtgaattttccctttttaactTTCGATTTTCCTCGTAAACTTTTCAATTAGAAAATTACGgatttaaactaaattttttggccgatttccccCTAGTGTTCGTTTTTCATTCAGTCCAtccaaatttttgttaaatggaagtatatgcacaacatgtgaaTGTAGCTTAGCCgcttcattttttaaaataattgaaaactctAGATTTCTAAAATGTCGACCTATGCAAATATGTTTGATTCTATCGTTTTTGTGTCTGAAGGTCTAGCGAAGTGACGCTTTTTGTCTTCAAATGAGAGTAATGTGGTGTGCACgtgataagagttaacgttaatttgaATGAAATTTATGGAAAACTAACCGTAGGggggaaatcggccaaaaaGTTAGTTTAAAGTCCTTgattttctaattaaaaagtTTAGGGGAGAAAATGATAGCTAAGTGAAGTTCATGGAGAAATTTGACAGTTTACTCTTATATTTTAATAAGTTTGATTATGATTTTGGGTTGAAATTGATCCAATTCAGATAGTGTCCATCCTTAGGCTATCTCCAATCGAAGGATCCAAACGGCAAAATGatcgaaaatagccctaaaactgTCTCTAAAACTGTCTCCAACTATACGGTATATACTAGTTGATATCGTTTAAGCATTACGGTAGCAAATTACAAAATCTTGGGAATTAATCTTTCTTTTCTAATAATGCATGCACCTGAGAATAAAAGTAAAGGAAAGATGATGTAATGGGACATACTTGACGTGTGTGTTTAGACTTTCCTTAATGATTGTACCTTGGTGCTTGCTCTATGGTTAATATGGGAATTTATTGCCACCTCTCTGCCAAATGCCAATTCACTTTTATTTCTGATTGCATGACAATGAAGCAAACCTAGATCCTTGACGTGGCATAGGAGACTAGAACCTCCACACTCCACATCACGAGAATTAGGCCctgtttgggattgaggtgattttaaaaaaagccactgtgaaaaaaagctgagggtcatttttgtgtttggtaaactgaaaaaaaagggcttattttgaaagctgctgtgagaataagctgaaaatcaaaggaaaagctgaagctgctatttgctgctttgaaaaaaaaccagttttttcaaagcacacggagctatagtgctcctttaatgaaaagacacactatcatcctgtttttttttccaaaagcactttcacaaaaaagtttatcaaacactctactggctttatttcacagccgcttattctcacagcacagccgcttattctcacagcagctttttttcaaagcacaacaataccaaaccagcccttagtatCCCTTTGTACAGTGCAAGAAATTTCGTTACGAGAGATACAAATATAATCTATTCTATATTTTATTTGAGTTTGGGCATTTTTACGTAAGGAGGGATGCAGACAAAACcgtcacatataactagtgaaTGAGAGATTTCTCGTGTATTTAGCACGAGCTAGTATATCAGGTGTCATATCATAATTAAAGAATAGATATATTTTTTAGTGTTCCTTCACGTATATTAAAGATGTAGTGTTTTGACTACTGCTTTTAGCCTTGAATCATTAATTCTTTCCACTTATATTCTAATACATCGTCATTtaggttaaaacttaaattatAGTTGTTAAGAGGGAAGGAATTTATGGAAATTGATTTCGCACCATAATGTATATGCATAATTGCTTTCGTTATTGCGATGAAACGTCATTTACTTAGCTTTAATCCTTAATTAATTAGTAGTATTGCTTACTTGTTTAATGGATATTCCAATTCCTTGTTGGAAAATCTCCTGCTTAATTATTTATGCCTCAGccattaaataataaattgagTCCACAACCATGAGTTTAATATTACTTCCAAGACAGTAGGCCCCCAAGTGCAAAGAAATCACACACCGCTTTGGTTGCCTCCACCACATTCCATGATTAATAATTGCCCTCTTGaatattatttctttattttgtttgatAATGCTGTCACAACGACAATAAACTTATACTACAGTTAACCTTTTCAATGATTTAAAAGGCATAATTGGAACTTCGATGATTAAATTGTAACAATAAAACATTGTTAGTGACATTTTTAAAAGATAAATAAActcaaaaaccaaataaaagtGTCGGTCAATAGGATCTCATGGCAGCTAAAAGCCAATTAATCGTCGATTTCCCCCTGTTTTAGCATAATATACGTGATTAAGGAGTGTTGCTTTGATCTTATTCCTAGTACGTATTTGTTTACACACTGGCAGAAGCATACTCCACCATCCAAACATATATATGGTCTAAGATGGTGACGTCTTGTGTGTTTTCACTAGAATCAGTATGAGATGTACTAGTGCTTGAACCGTTAAATTGGTGattatcaaaatttaatcatGTAAATTTAGCCTTTACACACATACTACTCATTCACTGATGCATTTTAGAATTTTTACACTGCATGTAAGGagtcaattttgtttttcttcttattaGTGTTTATGGCATGGTACTAGTGCACTAGACTCTAGACAGAGGAGAAAAATACGTTAGAACCCATCTTGTTTAATTCCAATTACAATTTTTCAACCCTTTCATTCTGAATAGGGTTTAAGAATAGGATCAATTTTCACTTCGGAGATTTAgccacaatatttacatatatttaaTACAATTATTGTTTTAACGGTCAGATAAATTGTATAAAATACATATATTTATAAGAATTATATTTGAcctttaaatgatgattgtattaaatacatataagtATCGTAGCAAATCCCTACATTTTTCAACCCTCCCAACTTGCTTAAAAATTGTCTTTTATGACACCAATATATTGTTTTGTGGAGACTACGATAATCTCAACTGTTAAATCCATATGAACATAATTGGATGGAATGAGATGCTTGCACCATAAGAAGTCTGCATAGCTTTTCAATCCTTATATACTACAAGGACATGCAAATTATAACCCTCAATCTTAAATCTCAAACAATAAGGACAGGAAAATGGATGGTTTTAGATTCTTACATTAATCTCAACAGTTAaatctcaattttcttttaCTTGGAACTACAGTTAAGTAGTATTTATCTTTATTTGTAAATGGCAGatcataatttcataaataacgAGTTTACTACCATTTTATTATTTCACCCCTTAGTGAATAAAAaagattctcattttttttccaacatTAGTGTATAAAAAAGACTCTTTCAAAAGTACTGCAACCTCAtgttttttgtataatatttCATAATATTGGCAATTGTGCAAAAAATATGAGGTTTTTTGAGAGTATCCTTAGCAtttcttatataaaaatatgagaaatacTAAGAAGATTTTTCAAAAGTGGAAGTCTCCATAAACTCTTTGTCTCcttatattttttgtataatattttataatgtgaTACGAAAATTAGTGTTAAACTACAAAATAACAGAGAGtctataaaaaatttcatttttgggAATCCGTTAGCATCCCTCACAACAGATTAAATGGAGAGTCTGGAATTGGAAAACACAATTTGGACAGCCCTAGGACATTTGGAGACTGGGACATAAAAGGCATTGACAGAAAAAACCTTGTAGAACCTACGTTTTTGAAGGATAACACTGTTGATTGTCCCAAAAAATACCATTACAAAAGGGAAAGGGACAAGTCAAAGTGAGAAAGCATATGCCCTTGGGCGTGTGCATGTCCCCCCAACCGTCCCCGCCATAAAAAAAGGGGGTGTACAGAGGGTCGGTGGATCAAATCTAATCAGCAAAAGAAACTAAGAAAAGCACTAACAAACAAAACACTGAAACTTAGCCCATTTAACTTTGTACTAAAATCAccgaaaaatatttagatttcgCGGTTACAACTACACAAGATACTATCAATtcacatattataatataaatagcTTAAATATTATACTTAATTCCTCCAAAATTACGTGCATGTAGTCCCAAATTACGTACGCTTATTATAATTGTTTATTAAGTTCGTTATCCATAAAAGTTAAACGTAAAACTTTTTATTTacataattgaaaaaaatatgacTAAAGCGTAAGTAGGGAGGGTGAAGGGATTATGTGCCTTTGCGTTGTTGGGCATCGGCCTCCACCTCGATGAATGGTAAAATAAGAGTTAAAAATAAAGAATGGACAACAAAACTTTTTAAGGGTGTGCTACCTACATACCACtgtttacttcttacacattattttaatttttgacaatcgaattgaagaaaatcaaataacagaaattaataagaaatgtgtggatatcacactctTACTTTTTAATATCAGCACTACGTCGTCATCATCATCCCTTCATCTATTTGATATCGACCACCAAACTAAATTCTCCTCACTTCTCCATTTATTTCATATTATTCATTTGAATAATGctagaaaagttaaatttgtagataaaattttgtaaactaaatgacataaaagttgattattggattattacttaagggATAATAAACGTattcattttttattggtgacacatcatttgatttgtaaatttcATCGATAATTTTAATCTGCTTAGTATTACCCtatttatttaatatcaacACTCTAAAACACCTCTAGTATCATTGTTACTAATAATTTGTTCACATAACCTAGCACAAGCTATAAACTAATCATTTTCCCTCGATTTAAAACACCAATTTGTTACCGTTaatacggtctagtggtatttatcttcacttgtaagtgagagattttaagtttgattctccttaaaggcgaatttgaaacACATTATTACTgattcattgtgaggcttagccaaTCTCCCTCTCctatagtataaataatatcgtttgttaaaaaaaaaaaaatgaccaaTTTGTATTTacatacaaatttttttttgggtcagcTATGATGGATGCTGAGGGAGAAATGAGTCAGATTTAAGCTACATAAGATTTTTGCATCCCTttcactaaaatttaaaaaaaattaaataattcaaaTTATTATATGAATACAGTCTGACTCAAAATCTTGGTATCTCCATCTCAACCACAATCATTACCCTACAAACTCAATTTTATTTGAATCGGATGACATCATCTTAATATTGTTCATAATACATTCTAATTTTCTTGATATAGATTAGTTTTCTATTAGGgattatttaaacaaaaaaccaCTAATAAAGTATTTATGTATCATTTCATTAATCTAAGACGTTAGTTTTTTAATGACTAATGAACAAATCCACatgaccaaataaaataaagaaaactaatgaaaatgatttgaaaattttgagttttaaccaaaaggATAAAAATGTGTTATAAGTGAATAATActaagagagattttttaaaGTAAACATATCGTTAACTTAAAAAATGAACAGTAAcagaagtgtttcgttaaaacttccaataaaatgtaaatgaaaagcaacaagaaaaagaaaaagaaaaaagaatgtggCTTCCTGCTGAGGTCAGCGGCTACTATTGGCATCTCCCAGATCTTGCAGCCAAAAGAAGCTTCGACTCACTCTCTCACTTcaacccccacccccacccccctCTTCTCTCTCGCTCTTCCAATTTCTGTCTTTCCAATCCAACcaaaacaaacagaaacaatCCAAAACCCTACAACTAAACCACAGAGCGAACGAAGGAAGAAGGCGACGACGATGAATTGGGTTTATTTTccgaaacaaaaacaaaaccagaatCCATCACTCCGCCATTAAAATTCCACCATGAAATTGCAAGCTCCTCCTCACCATCTCATTTTCTCCGTtgttctctccctctccctctctctctccctcactcccctccacGCTCTTCAATTTCAAACGCTCACTGCAATTCACAGAAGAATTCTCCACCAGCCCCTGTTTCCAGACAGCTCCTCCCCTCCGCCGGACACCCCGTCGCCGCCGATTCCACCGCCGCCTCCGCCGGACACTTCAAGCGACCAGCCATTTTTCCATGAATTGCCATCTGGGTCGACCCCAGATCAGACTCAACCCGCACCGCTGCCGTCGAACGCCACCACTGTGCAGAATCCACAAGCGCCGCAACCGACCAAGGGGACGAAGAAAGTCGCCATTGCTGCTTTGGTCGGAATTGTGACTCTCGGAATGCTCTCCGGATTCGCCTTCTTCCTTTACCGCCACCGAGTCAAACACCCGTCCGAGTCTCAGAAACTCGTCAATGGCGGAGGACCCGGTTCCCAGAGATTCGCCGACGACCCGAGTGTCCCACCCTCGAACTTCCTCTACATTGGCACAGTCGAACCCAGCCACACGTCGACGACGAGCAGCGAAGCCGTTAGCGGACCAACAACTGTGGAATTGAACCGGTCTCCGTATCACAGACTGAACTCTGTCAAAAGATCGGATCGGTACCGGCCGAGTCCCGAGTTGCAGCCGCTTCCTCCTCTGACCAAACCTCCTCAGAACCTCAACTCGCCGTCAGCTATGTCGTCTTCCGATGAAGAGAGCAATGAAACGGCGTTTCATTCGCCGAACTGCTCCTCCATCAGCTACGATGACAGCTACTACACGCCGAAGCAGAGCAGCAACCATGGAGTCGCCAATTGTGCTCCAATTCACGTTGCCAGTTCAATTCCCCACTCGAAACGAACTTCTCCGAAATCGCGGCTTTCGGTTTCTTCCACCACAAGGAACCATGCCGCTCCGTCGCCTCCCCAGCCACCTCCCCCGCCGCCAATGCAAATTCAGACTCAAACCCACGACGCCCAACAGGGAGCTCCATCGTTTTCTAATAAGAGGCCGAAATTCTCCTCCCCTCCACCACCTCCACCAAATTTGGTGCGTGTATCTAGAGCCCCTGTTCCGCCTCCTCCGCCACCGCCGCCGTCGCGACCGACGATATTAAGGCAAGTTGGGGATTCAGAAAGGGTTGTTTCTGCAAGGCCAGCCCAAGCTCCCGCAAAGCCACAGCCACAATCCTCCTTTGCAGCAATCCCAAAAGGGCCTTTCGAAAATGGGACAAGAAAACCTGCCGAGAGATTTGTTGATGAGAGCTTGGCGTCTTCAGAGAGTTTTGAGAATGAAGATTCAGGAGGGGCAAAGCCCAAGCTGAAGCCTCTGCACTGGGACAAGGTCCGGGCAACCTCCGACCGCGCTACCGTGTGGGATCAGCTGAAATCGAGCTCATTCCAGTAAGTAAAGTTAAGCCGAAATCAAGCTAATTGCATAATGTGTGCGCAATCTGATTTTTGGTGATGTCTAAATCTGTTTGCAGGTTAAATGAGGACATGATGGAGACTCTTTTCGGGTGTAACCCGGCGAATTCAGTCCCGAAAGAGACTACTAGACGATCAGTTCTTCCTCCTGTTGAGCAGGAGAACAGGGTTTTGGATCCAAAGAAGTCACAGAACATAGCAATACTATTGAGAGCACTGAATGTAGCACGAGATGAGGTCACTGAAGCGCTTTTAGATGGTAAGTGATTCTTTTCCATTTCCGATGAGTAATTAGCTCCTTAATTCTGCGTAGCGATATATAAACTTTGTCATCAAATTGTTTGCCTACTTTACTGAAAGCATATCAATGTTAGGGCTCCATTAAACTAGTATGGATATCATGAATTTCTTAATGCGTTTTGgaattataaattaaatgagTTTCTAGTAGCACAAATTGTTCGGAGGCACACATTGTATATCGAGCCACTGTTTGGGAAAGGAAAGAAGAGGAGATAATGGAGGATGTCAACACAGAAGTTACAGTTAAAGGTTTAAGCAAGAAGTCATTATTGTTACTTGGAAAATAAGAGTAAAAGCAGTTTAACAGTATGATTCCACACACATGATTATGTCAGTTTTGGTTTGTAAGGAAGAGGAGAGAACGAAAGCACCATAGAGCCGTAAGAGCAAATTACTAACACTGACTGTAGCTGCTAACCCAGCAATTTTTGTGAAGTTTTTTCAATTCCCAACAACCTCCCTTGTGAAAATTACATATTGTAAAAATTGAAGTGTTCCGTTAGAAGCAATAGGTTCAGGTGAAACCTTTGTCAACAGGAATGCATTGCCCTGTTGATTAAAACTTTCAATAGATATGAAGGTTACACTATGAGGAATACTTTGAAGTTTTATCCTCTCTTAAAACTGCAAATGCAATAATTGCTGCAACTGATGTTTATACTTGGTTGTGCTCCTATCAATGGCATTCTTAAAGGTCTCTGGTGCGACCATGCGAGCGTGTCTTGGTTTGCTTTCAATTTTAGCCACGTAGAAATCTGATTAATGTGTGAAATCTGATTTGCACAAACAGCTTAACCCATTATGTAATCACATTCCAATAAACAGGAACAATCGTCGAAACATTCTTATTCCTCAGAACTCAAAATGCAAGCACACAGAAAAGCTTacatcaaacaaaaacaaatgctCTTTTTTATCAGTGTTTCATATTCACCTCTAGAAAGTTCGATCACTTGATGTCAATGTGTCACAGCCACTAGTTGACCTTCTCTCGACCCTCCACTTTTCGGTGGTATTTATATTTGCTACATCATGTGCATTATTTGCTTATACATAACAGGTAACCCCGAAGGCTTGGGCACTGAGCTGTTGGAAACTCTGGTGAAGATGGCTCCaacaaaggaagaagaaattaaGCTTCGAGACTACAAGGGTGACGTCTCAAAATTAGGGACTGCTGAACGCTTTCTGAAAGCTGTGCTCGATATCCCATTTGCCTTTAAGAGAGTTGAGGCAATGCTATACAGAGCTAATTTTGATACAGAAGTGAAGTACCTGAGAAAGTCCTTTCAAACGTTGGAGGTATTTTgtctgaaatttaaaattttggtttttgatcTCTTAAATCCATGAATATTGACATAAAACCTGATACATAATATCTTGTCATTCTTCAGGAAGCAAGTGAAGAACTAAAGAGCAGTCGATTATTCCTCAAACTCCTTGAAGCTGTTCTCAAGACAGGGAACCGAATGAATGTTGGGACCAATCGTGGTGATGCTAAATCTTTCAAACTTGATACACTTTTAAAACTAGTAGACGTAAAGGCAACAGATGGAAAGACCACATTGCTCCATTTTGTGGTCCAAGAGATCATAAAATCCGAAGGTGAAGTTGTTGATTCTACAAATGAGAATGCTAAAAACATGCCTGTCAATACCAAGGAAGATGGTTTCAGAAAGCAAGGATTACAAATGGTTGCAGGGCTGGGCAGAGACCTCAGCAACGTCAAGAAGGCAGCAGGAATGGACTCAGATGTCCTAAGTAGCTACGTGTCGAAGCTTGAAATGGGGCTTCAGAAGGTCAAACAGGTTTTGCAGTATGAGAAGCCCGATATGCAAGGGAAATTCTTCAACTCGATGAAGGTATTTTTAAAAGAGGCCGAGGATGAAATTCTTAGGGTCAAGGCTGATGAAAGAAAGGCTTTAATTCTGGTGAAAGAGGTTACCGAATATTTTCATGGGGATACAACAAAGGAGGAAGCCCATCCTTTCAGAATCTTCATGATCGTGAGAGATTTTCTAACTGTACTGGACCAAGTTTGCAAGGAAGTGGGGATGCTGCAGGATAGAACACTGGTGGGCTCTGCTAGATCATTCCGCATAACATCAACTGCTCCTCTACCAGTTCTCAACAGGTATAACGTGAGACAAGATAACAGTTCGGATGATGAAAGCTTGTCACCATAAAAATATGTATATGAAGCACACAGACACATAAATTAGAGGATAGTACCACAGTCATCAACACGTCCAAACTGAAGAAGCGGCCGCACCGGTATATTTGTTTTGTTACAAGCATGTAAAAGGAATAGAAGAAACGCAGGAGGAGGGAAGGCACTCTTGATACCCTTTCCAGTATAAAGAAAATCCCAATTCAGACGGAGAGATTCCCCAGTCAGTTCATCAGGTAAGTCTCTTGAGATATTGTACAAGAATATCGGATGCATTGTCCGAAAAGTTAAGCATCGAACGATACTTAGAAGAGCTTTACACTCAtgctaaaagaaaaagaaaagggaaagaaaaattggaaattaCAAACATTTATAATTAGGATAGGATTCTTCATCTTGATCCAGAGTCCCACACATTTTGAAGGGAAAAGCAGAATGTTTTGATGGTGGTGTCTGCATTTATTTCACAAATTAAAATATAGTTCAATAATAATTAGTAGCTATGTTTATTCTTCAGTAttgtcttgtttgtttattgtttGATGAAAATAATTGAGGGGGAGGAGGAGACATATTGTCAATGTCTTCATATTTATGTTCAAAACACTAACCACTTTAAGGAAAGCAAACAAAGACTACATCGTTCTAAAGTTCTAATCACctttatgaaaaagaaaaataattccAGAAATAATGAAATTGTTTGTTGTTACACTGAAGGGAATCAAGCTCTGTGCGTATCTTAACGACAAGTTTACTTGTTATGTGTGTGACCGTATGAGAATGAACGGGGATGAGAAGGAATGGGTATGAAACAAACAACTCTTTGGTTATCCCGTACGTTGATTTTTCGGTCTGTCACCATGATCAATGTGggacttatatttatacattCCTTAGGTCTTAGTAAACGCATGTATGAGAATGATCTCATTCCTTGTAAGCAGGGCCTAAGAAGTTTCAATTTCGAAGCAAACTTTTCCAATCAAATACGAGCATAATGTAAATGTATCATAAGGGAATGGTCCCATTTAAATTCTTGTCACAACATGCGGTTTGaaacgaaacgaaacaaaacaaaacaatccaGAACGTGAAATATGAACATTCATgctcaaagcaaaacaaaactcaGTATTCCATGCTTCCTTTAACTGACCTTGTTTAGTATAGAATCTCACATCGGGAACTCTCGAGCCTTGTGTCACACGTCTCGCAATATATATGGTCGCGGGCCTCTCCATCCCATTGACAACTGGTTTTGGTTGGATGCTCCTAATTCTACATGGTACAAAATAGACAGTCAATGTCGGCCCAATATAAGTTGTCTACATGTTCGGCTCAAGTCCTACACATGAGGAGGCATGTTGAGAGCATAGCCCATTATCGGTTTTGGTTAGATGGTCTAAACTCAAGCATGCAATGTAAATATGAAACTATGGGGGGAAAGATCGGGGCTTATAGGTCTCGTGGTTGGATCACTTGCTACTGCCATGCCCACACCAAGAGTTTGATTCTCGCGTCCCCCCTGCAGTGATGGGAATTAGAAAAAAGGCGAGAGTGTAACTCCAGCAGCTGCCACATTCCCTTGCAATGGATGCAACCGCCTGGGACTCTCAACCTGCAAGCAGCAAAATGGCGAATTGTTCACGACCATCCTTGTATACGTGCACAGGAGCTCCATTAGCGAGACTTTCCATGGCCTTGCCCGATTGGGCGGATTCAGGTTGACTACAGTCTACGGCCAACCAATGTGGGCCGAGCACCCATTTTATATGTTGACCTAACTCTCCTCCTACTTGGCAAGTTTGATATTACGCGGTCCACCCCAGTAGATTGATGATTTCATTGAGAATTTTGATGTTCCGCTTGTGAAAGTTTTAGTGAGTgatcttctctctttcttgtgaTTGTATTTTCTACTTTGATGACAAATACAAAATACTGTTTCATATTCTATTCTACGCCTACAACTAACTTTTGAGTTAACTCTAGCGTTTATGCATTTTAGTCTATTTTACGTGTAATTCTTACTTTTAGGTTAGACTGTCTACGTATTTTGTGGAGGAATAAAAAACCAACCCTAGTTcacattttaataaaattttgctAAAGTGATGAGACACTGGCCATGTCTTTGACTAACCAATTACCACAAATTTTCAGAAATGTGAACTCACAGTAGCATTCTAACTAATCGATTTTGCAACTGCATTTAGATTAAATTGAAATTCAGACAATCCGTGGGATTCAAGTAAACCCGAAATAAGGCAGGATGAGAATTGAAGATGTGTCTCATTACTACTTGAGTTATCTTTAATCAGATATTGGTCTAGTTCGATATTTTTTAGTAGATTAAATAGTTACCAGTTTATATAATCTCCAAGTGGTTATTAAATTCTCACAGGAGAAGACTAGGTCATGTTTTGATGAGGAATTTGCAAGTACCAAGACAGTTAGGCTAAATTACTTAGAAATGCACTTAAAGAGTTTAAATGAAGGGATTGATGCATTAACTGGAATTTGCAAACGAGTATTTGAAATGAGTTATTTATATTCTTTGCTTATGTCCTTATAATGATCATGTAGAGCGCAATTTAAATCTCTCAGTCTACTGTTTTGTTGTTCATTTCTAACTTATTTTCCTTAAATCCGTTAGTACTTGCAAATTCCTTATCCAATCTAAGGGTTGCAAACTTGCAAGGCTTCTTTAATCATCGTGACGAAATTCTTGCTCCAATAATAGATGGaagaaataaacttaaaattggacaaaaatcaaaatatttagTTGACAAGTTCCAATGTTTTTGTTCGGGTTTACAAACATAAAAATCGAGTTATCtacatggaaaaataaaatagaaaattagAGGTTATAAATTCCAATAGAATGAGgttatcaaaaataaaataaaataaaataaaataaaaacatggcCGTATGGCAGTTTCATAGAGAAGATTAAGTGGCCGTTTGGGGATTTTGTGGAGTTGCTTCTCCTTTTTCTGAAAGTTTTGACGTTTTATGGTGTTTGGTTAAAAAAGTGGCGTGGGAGAAAGCtaatttaagggtaaattacatagtaacttCTCAGGTTTGAGttctattacaatctcatacaacatctttaaaacatttcactttcatacctcatgtactattttatttcaaaataatacatccgttacattttcaatccattaatccgttaagtgctgatcTGGCTGctaaatgtgtgccacgtggcaaaaaaaacaattaaatttattttttaaaaacttgaatcttctatatatatataaagttgaAACACACCTCCCTGCAACCCCCACTTCGTCTTCCTTCCCTCTATCCCTCACCCAACctacaacccagaagaagaagaaaaaaaattcatcttcatcttccccgaCCCCCCTTCCTTACAACCCacccctttcttccccctcccgtcttccccaaacccacGGCACCCATCCTCCACATCCTCCTCCGCACCCACCCTCCCACCCACCCGCACACACGGGATCTGGGTTACAGGGAAAGgaagatgagtttttttttttcttttctaggtTGCAGTC
Above is a window of Malus sylvestris chromosome 15, drMalSylv7.2, whole genome shotgun sequence DNA encoding:
- the LOC126604542 gene encoding formin-like protein 6, with the translated sequence MKLQAPPHHLIFSVVLSLSLSLSLTPLHALQFQTLTAIHRRILHQPLFPDSSSPPPDTPSPPIPPPPPPDTSSDQPFFHELPSGSTPDQTQPAPLPSNATTVQNPQAPQPTKGTKKVAIAALVGIVTLGMLSGFAFFLYRHRVKHPSESQKLVNGGGPGSQRFADDPSVPPSNFLYIGTVEPSHTSTTSSEAVSGPTTVELNRSPYHRLNSVKRSDRYRPSPELQPLPPLTKPPQNLNSPSAMSSSDEESNETAFHSPNCSSISYDDSYYTPKQSSNHGVANCAPIHVASSIPHSKRTSPKSRLSVSSTTRNHAAPSPPQPPPPPPMQIQTQTHDAQQGAPSFSNKRPKFSSPPPPPPNLVRVSRAPVPPPPPPPPSRPTILRQVGDSERVVSARPAQAPAKPQPQSSFAAIPKGPFENGTRKPAERFVDESLASSESFENEDSGGAKPKLKPLHWDKVRATSDRATVWDQLKSSSFQLNEDMMETLFGCNPANSVPKETTRRSVLPPVEQENRVLDPKKSQNIAILLRALNVARDEVTEALLDGNPEGLGTELLETLVKMAPTKEEEIKLRDYKGDVSKLGTAERFLKAVLDIPFAFKRVEAMLYRANFDTEVKYLRKSFQTLEEASEELKSSRLFLKLLEAVLKTGNRMNVGTNRGDAKSFKLDTLLKLVDVKATDGKTTLLHFVVQEIIKSEGEVVDSTNENAKNMPVNTKEDGFRKQGLQMVAGLGRDLSNVKKAAGMDSDVLSSYVSKLEMGLQKVKQVLQYEKPDMQGKFFNSMKVFLKEAEDEILRVKADERKALILVKEVTEYFHGDTTKEEAHPFRIFMIVRDFLTVLDQVCKEVGMLQDRTLVGSARSFRITSTAPLPVLNRYNVRQDNSSDDESLSP